A genomic segment from Capra hircus breed San Clemente chromosome 15, ASM170441v1, whole genome shotgun sequence encodes:
- the LOC102173673 gene encoding olfactory receptor 51I1-like has protein sequence MFNSSQFTPKYFLLTGLPGLEPLYPWFVFPFCTMYLVALVGNSLILTVIKKNTSLPQPMYLFLAMLAFAELGVSASTLPTVLGIFLFGANEICFEACLFQMFSIHSFSIMESGVLLAMSVDRFVAIYNPLRYTAILTLPRIAGSAAVLGLKGVMLMFPLPLLLKHLPFCGHNVLSHSYCLHSDLIQLPCGNTGTNSILGLCIVTSTFGLDSLLIVISYMLILHTVLGISSGEGRRKALGTCASHICAVLVYYVPMISVALVHRFVKQAAPAVRLFLANVYLLVPPVLNPIIYSVKTKQIRQGLI, from the coding sequence ATGTTCAACAGTAGTCAATTCACCCCAAAATATTTTCTGCTGACTGGTCTCCCTGGCCTGGAGCCCCTATACCCTTGGTTTGTCTTTCCATTCTGTACCATGTATCTTGTGGCTCTTGTGGGCAATAGTCTGATTCTGACAGTGATCAAGAAAAATACCTCTCTCCCCCAGCCAATGTATCTATTCCTAGCTATGCTAGCCTTTGCAGAGCTTGGTGTCTCTGCTTCTACCCTGCCCACTGTGCTGGGCATCTTCCTTTTTGGTGCCAATGAGATCTGCTTTGAAGCCTGCCTTTTCCAAATGTTCTCCATACATTCATTTTCCATCATGGAGTCAGGAGTTCTGCTGGCCATGTCTGTGGACCGCTTTGTGGCCATCTACAACCCTCTTCGGTACACCGCCATCCTGACCCTGCCCCGTATTGCTGGTTCTGCTGCTGTTCTCGGACTAAAAGGTGTGATGCTCATGTTTCCATTGCCTTTGCTCCTGAAACATCTGCCCTTCTGTGGCCACAATGTCCTCTCCCACTCCTATTGTCTTCACTCAGACCTAATCCAGCTGCCTTGTGGGAACACTGGCACCAACAGCATTCTGGGGCTCTGCATTGTGACTTCTACCTTTGGACTGGACTCATTGCTCATTGTCATCTCTTATATGCTGATCCTGCACACAGTGCTGGGCATTTCTTCAGGGGAGGGACGACGGAAGGCCCTTGGCACGTGTGCCTCACATATCTGTGCGGTCCTCGTGTACTACGTGCCCATGATCAGTGTGGCCCTGGTGCACCGCTTTGTGAAGCAGGCTGCCCCTGCTGTCCGTCTGTTCCTGGCCAACGTCTATCTTCTGGTGCCTCCTGTGCTCAATCCCATCATCTACAGTGTTAAAACCAAGCAGATTCGCCAGGGGCTAATCTGA